Part of the Bacillus cabrialesii genome is shown below.
CTGGACGGCATAGGTTCAAGATGAACTGCTTTTTTCGTTTTCAAAGCCTGATCTGCAAGCCTGATGGCCAGCTGACTCAATGTATCTTTTCTTTTCAAACGATAGTTTTCTGCATCCACCATCACATTTTTATATTGGCCTGGATAACGGTTAAGGGCAAGCTGTGTCAAAGTTTCAAGGGCATTTAAGGTTTGCCCTCTTTTCCCAATCAACAATGCCGCTTTTTCACCTGTTATATGGAAACTCACTGTCTTTTTGCTTTCTTGAACAGTCACATCAGACTTCCCGGCAATCGCTTCGACAATCGTTTGAAGATAAGACTTCGCTTGCTGAATCGGATCAATCTTTTCAACCAGCTTTACGACCGCTTGCTTTTTTCCAAAAATACCGAGAAACCCTTTGTTTCCCTTTTCAATAACGGTAATTTCTACCTTGTCCCTCGTTAATCCCAGCTCTTGCAATCCGGACTGTACTGCTTCATCGACATTTCGCCCTGCAGCAGTCACATCCCTCACTTTTTCTTTCCTCCGGCTTTTTGCGGCTCAGGATTTTTTTTAATATCAGGCCCTTTAATGAGGAAAGTTTGCGCAATCATAAACAAGTTACCGACTACCCAATAAAGAGAAAGAGCTGCCGGGAAGTTGATCGCAAATACGATAATCATTATTGGCATAATCCAAAGCATCATCGCCATTTGCGGATTTTGCTGCGCG
Proteins encoded:
- the jag gene encoding RNA-binding cell elongation regulator Jag/EloR codes for the protein MRDVTAAGRNVDEAVQSGLQELGLTRDKVEITVIEKGNKGFLGIFGKKQAVVKLVEKIDPIQQAKSYLQTIVEAIAGKSDVTVQESKKTVSFHITGEKAALLIGKRGQTLNALETLTQLALNRYPGQYKNVMVDAENYRLKRKDTLSQLAIRLADQALKTKKAVHLEPMPSSERKIIHDTLSGYANHQIKTYSMGEGENRHLVISHKR